One stretch of Lysobacter sp. TY2-98 DNA includes these proteins:
- a CDS encoding LysR substrate-binding domain-containing protein has translation MNLRDLKYLVALADHRHFGRAAQASFVSQPTLSTQIKKLEEELGVALVERAPRRVMLTPVGRDVAERARGVIAEVDQMVEVARRSRDPEAGSVRLGLFPTLGPYLLPHVLPGVRERFPRLELLLVEEKTDQILQRLRDGRLDAGILALPVHDDQLRVEPLFDEPFVLAAPKSHPIAKHESLHGDDLRDADLLLLEEGHCLRDQALDVCRLAGAGERAGFRATSLETLRQMVAAGVGMTLLPMLAVQPPVPPSSDLALVPFSGDVPHRRIAMVWRRSSAMGDFLERLAAEFKRLPDELLAPPAPKSASKRSRRAD, from the coding sequence ATGAACCTGCGTGACCTCAAATACCTCGTCGCCCTCGCCGATCACCGCCATTTCGGCCGTGCCGCGCAGGCCAGCTTCGTCAGCCAACCCACGCTCTCCACGCAGATCAAGAAGCTCGAAGAAGAGCTCGGCGTCGCCCTGGTCGAACGCGCACCGCGCCGCGTGATGCTGACGCCCGTCGGCCGCGACGTCGCCGAGCGGGCGCGCGGCGTGATCGCCGAAGTCGACCAGATGGTCGAAGTCGCGCGCCGCAGCCGCGATCCGGAAGCCGGTAGCGTGCGCCTCGGCCTGTTCCCGACGCTCGGCCCTTACCTGCTGCCGCACGTCCTGCCCGGCGTGCGCGAGCGCTTCCCGCGCCTCGAACTGCTGCTCGTCGAGGAGAAGACCGACCAGATCCTGCAGCGCCTGCGCGATGGCCGGCTCGACGCCGGCATCCTCGCGCTGCCCGTGCACGACGATCAGCTACGCGTCGAACCGCTGTTCGACGAACCCTTCGTGCTCGCCGCGCCGAAATCTCATCCGATCGCGAAGCATGAATCGCTGCACGGCGACGACCTGCGTGATGCCGACCTGCTCCTGCTCGAGGAAGGTCACTGTCTGCGCGACCAGGCGCTCGACGTCTGCCGGCTCGCGGGTGCGGGCGAACGCGCGGGCTTTCGCGCGACGTCGCTCGAAACGTTGCGGCAGATGGTCGCCGCCGGCGTCGGCATGACGCTGCTTCCGATGCTGGCCGTGCAGCCGCCGGTGCCGCCGTCGTCGGATCTCGCGCTGGTGCCGTTCTCGGGCGACGTGCCGCATCGACGCATCGCGATGGTGTGGCGACGCAGTTCGGCGATGGGCGATTTCCTCGAGCGCCTCGCCGCGGAATTCAAGCGTCTGCCGGACGAACTGCTCGCACCACCGGCGCCGAAGAGCGCGTCAAAACGTTCGCGGCGCGCGGACTGA
- the galE gene encoding UDP-glucose 4-epimerase GalE, whose amino-acid sequence MHILVCGGAGYVGSHACLALSRAGFDVTVLDNMLTGHREAVRWGRLVDGDLLRPETLDAAFDRKVDAVMHFCARSLVGESVTDPYAYYQNNVTGTLNLLEAMKRHGVDKLVFSSTAAVFGNPVSDVIDETHPTNPINPYGASKLMVERLLADAANAYGLRSVALRYFNAAGAAADEGIGESHDPETHLIPNALKAANGEGTGLKVFGNDYPTHDGTCVRDYVHVLDLADAHLRALDWMDREPGAHRFNLGNGNGFSVLDVIEAARRVTGIDIPYEIAPRRAGDPPVLVASSARAREHLGWTPRFDRIEPIIETAWAWHRAPAY is encoded by the coding sequence ATGCACATCCTCGTCTGCGGTGGCGCCGGCTATGTCGGCTCGCACGCCTGCCTCGCGCTCTCGCGCGCGGGCTTCGACGTCACCGTCCTCGATAACATGCTGACCGGCCACCGCGAAGCGGTGCGTTGGGGACGACTGGTCGACGGCGACCTCCTGCGCCCGGAGACGCTCGACGCGGCGTTCGATCGCAAGGTCGACGCCGTCATGCACTTCTGCGCGCGCTCGCTGGTCGGCGAATCGGTCACCGATCCGTACGCGTACTACCAGAACAACGTGACCGGCACGCTCAACCTGCTGGAAGCGATGAAGCGCCATGGCGTCGACAAGCTGGTTTTTTCGTCGACCGCGGCGGTGTTCGGCAATCCGGTCAGCGACGTCATCGACGAAACGCATCCGACGAATCCGATCAACCCATACGGCGCGTCGAAGCTGATGGTCGAGCGCCTGCTCGCAGATGCCGCCAACGCGTACGGACTGCGCTCGGTCGCACTGCGCTACTTCAATGCGGCCGGCGCAGCGGCGGATGAAGGCATCGGGGAATCGCACGATCCGGAAACACATCTGATCCCGAATGCGCTCAAGGCGGCGAACGGCGAAGGCACGGGCCTCAAGGTATTCGGCAACGACTACCCGACGCACGATGGCACCTGCGTGCGCGACTACGTGCACGTGCTCGACCTCGCCGACGCGCACCTGCGTGCGCTCGACTGGATGGACCGCGAGCCCGGCGCGCACCGTTTCAACCTGGGCAACGGCAATGGCTTCTCCGTGCTCGACGTCATCGAAGCAGCACGCCGCGTGACCGGCATCGACATTCCCTACGAGATCGCACCGCGGCGTGCCGGCGATCCGCCGGTGCTGGTCGCATCGAGCGCGCGTGCGCGCGAACATCTCGGCTGGACGCCGCGATTCGATCGCATCGAGCCGATCATCGAGACCGCCTGGGCCTGGCATCGCGCGCCGGCGTACTGA
- a CDS encoding GGDEF domain-containing protein has protein sequence MDLIGQLDTATLAFVTGLAGLLLAGTMGGIRLAGMRSSALVFWGAAGLAAGIAHLLAHLTLGLGLDLPKRESLAVANGMVTLVHVLLLAGVRVFLGRRSYWMPMAVLALVTGSASYIVPDVWGVLRVRVLMLAPIYLVLDTAAGFMLWRAGSSRGERFQNLAAAAFLFNSAVLVVRIAHALLFDTPDGAFAREPFQTLVFVLGLVFISVLTMGLALLMFRSKELELRRLVHSDPLTGLFNRRSLYEYAQREQARSERYGTPLALVMVDIDGFKSVNDTYGHAAGDDVICETALRVACGLRDVDTAFRLGGEEFLLLLPSTSMVEATSVAERLRTAVCDTPIAAIGRAVTASFGVSELQRGREDWEAAMHRADVALYRAKDEGRNRVVAMPAPRADDAGVGASIDALLDVP, from the coding sequence ATGGACCTGATCGGCCAACTCGACACCGCGACGCTCGCCTTCGTCACCGGCCTGGCAGGGCTGCTGCTGGCCGGGACCATGGGGGGCATCCGGCTGGCCGGCATGCGCAGCAGCGCGCTGGTGTTCTGGGGCGCCGCAGGTCTGGCCGCGGGCATCGCGCATCTGCTGGCGCACCTCACGCTGGGCCTCGGCCTGGACCTGCCCAAGCGCGAGTCCCTGGCGGTCGCCAATGGGATGGTCACGCTTGTCCACGTGCTGCTGCTCGCGGGCGTGCGTGTGTTTCTCGGGCGCCGGTCGTATTGGATGCCAATGGCCGTGCTGGCCCTGGTCACCGGCAGCGCCAGCTACATCGTCCCGGACGTGTGGGGCGTACTGCGGGTGCGCGTGCTGATGCTCGCTCCGATCTATCTCGTGCTCGACACCGCTGCGGGCTTCATGCTCTGGCGCGCGGGCTCGTCGCGCGGCGAGCGCTTCCAGAACCTTGCCGCCGCCGCATTCCTGTTCAACAGCGCGGTGCTCGTCGTCCGCATCGCCCACGCCCTGCTGTTCGACACGCCCGACGGCGCATTCGCCCGCGAGCCCTTCCAGACGCTGGTGTTCGTGCTCGGCCTGGTCTTCATCTCGGTGCTGACCATGGGCCTGGCGCTGCTCATGTTCCGTTCGAAGGAGCTGGAGCTGCGCCGCCTCGTGCATTCCGATCCGCTGACCGGCCTGTTCAACCGCCGCTCGCTGTACGAGTACGCACAACGCGAGCAGGCGCGCAGTGAGCGCTATGGCACGCCGCTGGCGCTCGTCATGGTCGACATCGACGGTTTCAAATCGGTCAACGACACGTATGGCCACGCGGCCGGCGACGACGTCATCTGCGAGACCGCACTGCGTGTGGCCTGCGGGCTGCGCGACGTCGATACCGCGTTCCGCCTCGGCGGCGAGGAATTCCTGCTGCTGCTGCCGTCAACCTCGATGGTCGAGGCCACTTCGGTCGCCGAGCGCCTGCGCACCGCGGTGTGCGACACACCGATCGCGGCGATCGGTCGCGCCGTCACCGCGAGTTTCGGTGTCTCCGAGCTGCAGCGCGGCCGCGAGGACTGGGAAGCGGCGATGCACCGTGCCGACGTCGCGCTGTATCGCGCCAAGGACGAAGGGCGCAATCGCGTGGTCGCGATGCCTGCCCCCCGCGCGGACGATGCCGGCGTCGGTGCGTCGATCGACGCGTTGCTCGACGTACCATAG
- a CDS encoding M1 family metallopeptidase: MHRPRRHVLALALALAGSGAAQAAETGVPTGPLPRTVVPTLVKLELKIDPKQTGMSGSTHIDANVAEATRTIWMHGRGLKISSATAHVGKKAFLLTVSEVDPSGVLKLVSKTPIPAGKASIDLAFNAPYGELQGAYKVKPDGRDYVMTQMEPLGARTAFPSFDEPSFKQPWDITLIVPKDDVGVANALEKKTENVAGGWKKITFNRTEALPSYLVAFAVGPWDVVAGPDIAPNGERTTPIRLRGVAANGQGGKMKYSLAHTPEIVTALENYFGIPYPFDKLDNLAAPDFWAGAMENAGLIVYRDSLMFPDETSSVGRRQSFYGTSAHELAHQWFGDLVTTRWWDDIWLNEGFATWMGNKIHGQVQPQAHTDRGLLEGAIGAMGADSLASTRRVHEPIRDYRDIESAFDGITYQKGGATLAMFERYIGEEKFRQGIRNYLKAHARGNATSADLINAVAAQSDDPAAVSKAFFGFIDQPGVPYVKVDVDCSGKKSELVIAQQRYLPIGSTASATGEWGIPMTIRYADGTTVREQKALVTGAQSHLELTEATSCPKWVMPNGYGAGYYRFALSPKLQTGLNDAFASLDEREQRMVADSVVAAYGAGTLTPSQLLAALPRFANANVRQTATAGMSATGWMSEHLLADDKARDAFHAGVAAIYRPRLESLGLAAKAGESDDDALLRSTLVDFFATELKHPAVRKEMNRLGRQVLGLDSDGQLHADAVAKDLRDTALVVALQDGGAAAFDAAEKQFRASQDAVLRSELLGAMGATHVPALDARARALVFEKGLLRRNEIFPVVGGQLDNAIGRTALREWTDTHFAELEARLAPAGAALVSLYSSGMCSNEEADALQAKFAPRMEKVEGGPRELEQTVEGIRLCAAQQKARAGLPLDVASR; encoded by the coding sequence ATGCACCGACCGCGCCGCCACGTCCTTGCCCTCGCTCTCGCGCTCGCCGGTAGTGGCGCGGCGCAGGCTGCCGAAACGGGCGTTCCCACCGGCCCGCTGCCGCGCACCGTCGTGCCGACGCTGGTGAAGCTGGAGCTGAAGATCGATCCCAAGCAGACGGGCATGAGCGGCTCGACGCACATCGATGCGAACGTCGCCGAAGCCACCCGCACGATCTGGATGCACGGTCGCGGCCTGAAGATTTCGAGTGCCACCGCGCACGTCGGCAAGAAGGCGTTCCTGTTGACGGTGAGCGAAGTCGATCCGTCGGGCGTCCTGAAGCTGGTCTCGAAGACGCCGATTCCCGCCGGCAAGGCGAGCATCGACCTCGCATTCAACGCGCCCTACGGCGAGCTGCAGGGCGCCTACAAGGTCAAGCCGGACGGCCGCGACTACGTGATGACGCAGATGGAACCGCTGGGTGCGCGCACGGCGTTTCCATCGTTCGACGAACCGAGCTTCAAGCAGCCTTGGGACATCACGCTGATCGTGCCGAAGGACGACGTCGGCGTGGCCAATGCGCTTGAGAAGAAGACCGAAAACGTCGCGGGCGGCTGGAAGAAGATCACCTTCAACCGCACGGAGGCGCTGCCGAGCTATCTGGTGGCGTTCGCCGTGGGTCCGTGGGACGTCGTCGCTGGTCCGGACATCGCGCCGAACGGTGAGCGCACCACGCCGATCCGTCTGCGCGGCGTCGCCGCGAACGGGCAGGGCGGCAAGATGAAGTACTCGCTCGCGCATACGCCCGAGATCGTCACCGCGCTCGAGAACTACTTCGGCATCCCGTATCCGTTCGACAAGCTCGACAACCTCGCCGCACCCGACTTCTGGGCGGGCGCGATGGAGAACGCGGGGCTCATCGTCTACCGCGATTCACTGATGTTCCCGGATGAAACCTCGTCGGTCGGCCGCCGCCAGTCCTTCTACGGCACCAGCGCGCACGAACTCGCGCATCAGTGGTTCGGCGACCTCGTCACCACGCGCTGGTGGGACGACATCTGGCTCAACGAAGGCTTCGCCACGTGGATGGGCAACAAGATCCACGGCCAGGTGCAGCCGCAGGCGCATACGGATCGCGGCCTGCTCGAAGGCGCGATCGGTGCGATGGGCGCGGACAGCCTGGCGTCGACGCGTCGCGTGCACGAGCCGATCCGCGACTACCGCGACATCGAGTCCGCATTCGACGGCATCACCTACCAGAAGGGTGGCGCGACGCTCGCGATGTTCGAGCGCTACATCGGCGAGGAAAAGTTCCGGCAGGGCATCCGCAACTACCTGAAGGCGCATGCGCGCGGCAACGCGACGAGTGCGGACCTGATCAATGCGGTCGCTGCTCAGAGTGATGATCCGGCGGCGGTGTCGAAGGCGTTCTTCGGCTTCATCGACCAGCCGGGTGTGCCGTACGTCAAGGTGGATGTCGACTGCTCCGGCAAGAAGTCCGAGCTGGTCATTGCGCAGCAGCGCTATCTGCCGATCGGCTCGACCGCGAGCGCGACCGGCGAATGGGGCATCCCGATGACCATCCGCTACGCGGATGGCACGACGGTGCGCGAGCAGAAGGCGCTGGTGACGGGTGCGCAGTCGCACCTCGAACTGACCGAGGCAACGAGCTGCCCGAAGTGGGTCATGCCGAACGGTTACGGCGCGGGCTACTACCGCTTCGCGCTGTCGCCGAAGCTGCAGACCGGCCTCAACGACGCGTTCGCGTCGCTCGACGAACGCGAACAGCGCATGGTCGCCGACTCGGTCGTTGCCGCTTACGGCGCCGGCACGCTCACGCCGTCGCAACTGCTCGCTGCGCTTCCGCGCTTCGCGAACGCGAACGTGCGCCAGACCGCCACCGCCGGCATGAGCGCGACGGGTTGGATGAGCGAGCACCTGCTCGCCGACGACAAGGCGCGCGATGCGTTCCACGCCGGGGTCGCGGCGATCTATCGTCCGCGCCTCGAGTCGCTCGGTCTCGCGGCGAAGGCCGGCGAATCCGATGACGACGCGCTGCTGCGCAGCACGCTGGTCGATTTCTTCGCGACCGAGCTGAAGCACCCGGCAGTGCGCAAGGAAATGAATCGCCTCGGTCGCCAGGTGCTCGGCCTCGACAGCGACGGCCAGCTGCATGCCGACGCGGTGGCGAAGGACCTGCGCGATACCGCACTGGTCGTCGCCCTGCAGGACGGCGGCGCCGCCGCGTTCGACGCCGCGGAGAAGCAGTTCCGCGCGAGCCAGGATGCGGTGCTGCGCAGCGAGCTGCTGGGCGCGATGGGCGCGACGCACGTGCCGGCCTTGGACGCCCGCGCCCGCGCACTGGTGTTCGAGAAGGGCCTGCTGCGCCGGAACGAGATCTTCCCGGTCGTCGGCGGCCAGCTCGACAACGCGATCGGCCGGACCGCACTGCGGGAGTGGACCGACACGCACTTCGCCGAGCTCGAGGCGCGCCTTGCCCCGGCCGGCGCGGCACTGGTCAGTCTTTATTCGTCGGGTATGTGCAGCAACGAGGAGGCCGACGCCCTGCAGGCCAAGTTCGCGCCGCGCATGGAGAAGGTCGAAGGCGGCCCGCGCGAGCTCGAGCAGACAGTGGAAGGCATCCGCCTTTGCGCGGCCCAGCAGAAGGCACGGGCCGGCCTGCCGCTGGACGTCGCGTCGCGCTGA
- the prmC gene encoding peptide chain release factor N(5)-glutamine methyltransferase, with amino-acid sequence MRIDALLREARARLPDGEAEILLAHALGHSPAWLYAHGDDEIDVHAREGFRELVDRRIAGEPVAYLVGRRGFWTLDLDVTPATLIPRPETERLVELAMKRIPSGDARVADLGTGSGAIALALATERPRAHVIATDTSADALAVARGNAKRLGLSRVDFREGSWYAPVADEHFDVIVSNPPYIAASDPHLAHGDLRHEPASALSSGADGLDAIRVIAAGATAHLVEGGWLLVEHGYDQGAAVRQVFTDAGLLDVATAQDLEHRDRVTLGRSP; translated from the coding sequence ATGCGGATCGATGCGCTGCTGCGCGAGGCGCGCGCCCGTCTTCCCGATGGTGAAGCGGAAATTCTGCTCGCCCATGCGCTCGGTCATTCACCGGCGTGGCTCTACGCGCACGGCGACGACGAGATCGACGTCCACGCGCGCGAAGGTTTTCGCGAACTCGTCGATCGCCGCATCGCCGGCGAGCCGGTCGCTTATCTCGTCGGACGCCGTGGTTTCTGGACGCTCGATCTCGACGTCACGCCCGCGACGCTGATTCCGCGGCCGGAAACCGAGCGCCTCGTCGAATTGGCGATGAAGCGTATTCCGTCCGGCGATGCGCGCGTCGCCGATCTCGGGACCGGCAGCGGTGCGATCGCACTGGCGCTGGCGACCGAGCGACCGCGCGCGCACGTCATCGCCACCGACACGAGTGCGGACGCGCTCGCGGTCGCGCGCGGCAACGCGAAGCGGCTCGGTCTGTCGCGCGTCGACTTCCGCGAAGGGAGCTGGTACGCGCCCGTGGCGGACGAGCACTTCGACGTGATCGTCAGCAATCCGCCCTACATCGCGGCAAGTGATCCGCACCTCGCACACGGCGATCTTCGCCACGAGCCGGCGTCGGCGCTGTCATCCGGGGCGGACGGGCTGGATGCGATCCGCGTCATCGCCGCCGGCGCGACCGCGCATCTGGTCGAAGGCGGATGGTTGCTGGTCGAACACGGCTACGACCAGGGCGCCGCCGTGCGCCAGGTATTCACGGATGCGGGTCTGCTCGACGTCGCGACCGCGCAGGATCTGGAACATCGCGATCGCGTCACGCTCGGTCGCTCACCGTAG
- a CDS encoding NUDIX hydrolase, translating into MTPDHDAPLETLHEGRWLRLVKRGRWEYAERVHGHGMAVIIVAATPDDEVVFVEQYRVPLGKATIEMPAGLVGDVDDDDTLIDAARRELIEETGWEASQLEVLLIGPTTAGMSSERIAFVRATGLVRVGEGGGIDDEGITVHHVPRAEAPAWLMRKHAEGYEVDLKLWGGLWMLERNPDGTPLDPARLGGERIA; encoded by the coding sequence ATGACGCCCGATCACGACGCTCCGCTCGAAACCCTGCACGAAGGCCGCTGGCTGCGCCTCGTCAAACGCGGCCGCTGGGAGTATGCCGAGCGCGTGCACGGCCACGGCATGGCGGTGATCATCGTCGCCGCGACGCCCGACGATGAAGTCGTGTTCGTCGAGCAGTACCGCGTGCCGCTGGGCAAGGCGACGATCGAAATGCCCGCGGGCCTCGTCGGCGATGTCGACGACGACGACACGCTGATCGACGCCGCGCGGCGCGAGCTCATCGAGGAGACCGGCTGGGAAGCCTCGCAGCTTGAAGTGCTGCTGATCGGCCCGACCACCGCCGGCATGAGCAGCGAACGCATCGCCTTCGTTCGCGCGACGGGCCTGGTGCGCGTCGGAGAAGGCGGCGGCATCGACGACGAAGGCATCACCGTGCACCACGTGCCGCGTGCCGAAGCGCCGGCGTGGCTGATGCGCAAGCACGCGGAAGGCTACGAGGTCGACCTCAAGCTCTGGGGTGGCCTGTGGATGCTCGAACGCAACCCGGACGGCACGCCGCTGGATCCCGCGCGCTTGGGCGGCGAGCGCATCGCCTAA
- the ahpF gene encoding alkyl hydroperoxide reductase subunit F, with the protein MLDESLKSQLAAYLERLQQPIRLEASLDESDAARELEALLRDIATLSDKVEYVRTDDDARKPSFGIVRAGTDIDVRFAGIPLGHEFTSLVLALLWVGGHPPKIEDDVAHQVRELEGEFRFETYMSLSCQSCPDTVQALSLMSVLNPNIKHVAIDGALHQAEVEARGIMSVPTIFLNGEQFDQGRLTVEQILAKLDTGAASRAAESIAKKDAFDVLVVGGGPAGAAAAIYAARKGIRTGVAAERFGGQVLDTMAIENFVSMSYTEGPKLATALEQHVRDYEVDVMNLQRASKLHPAGADGLITVDLENGASLKAKSVIVTTGARWRQMGVPGEEQYRNRGVAYCPHCDGPLFKGKRVAVIGGGNSGVEAAIDLAGLVAHVTLIEFDSKLRADDVLQRKLRSLPNVDVITNGQTTEVLGDGAKVTGLVVKDRASNESRTIELEGVFVQIGLLPNTEWLKGSIELTPRGEVVIDDRGATSVPGVFAAGDATTVPYKQIVIAMGAGATAALSAFEHLIRSSAPAEQAQAA; encoded by the coding sequence ATGCTCGACGAAAGCCTGAAGTCCCAGCTCGCCGCCTACCTCGAACGCCTGCAGCAGCCGATCCGGCTAGAAGCGTCGCTCGACGAGTCCGACGCCGCGCGCGAACTCGAAGCGCTGCTGCGCGACATCGCCACGCTGTCCGACAAGGTCGAGTACGTGCGCACCGACGACGACGCGCGTAAGCCGTCGTTCGGCATCGTGCGCGCCGGCACCGACATCGACGTGCGCTTCGCCGGCATTCCACTCGGCCACGAATTCACCTCGCTGGTGCTCGCGTTGCTGTGGGTTGGTGGCCATCCGCCGAAGATCGAGGACGACGTCGCGCACCAGGTGCGTGAGCTCGAAGGCGAGTTCCGCTTCGAGACCTATATGTCGCTGTCGTGCCAGAGCTGCCCGGACACCGTGCAGGCGCTGAGCCTGATGAGCGTGCTGAATCCGAACATCAAGCACGTCGCGATCGACGGCGCACTGCATCAGGCCGAAGTCGAAGCGCGCGGCATCATGTCGGTGCCGACGATCTTTCTCAACGGCGAGCAATTCGACCAGGGCCGCCTGACGGTCGAGCAAATCCTCGCGAAGCTCGACACCGGTGCGGCGTCGCGCGCGGCGGAGTCCATTGCGAAGAAGGACGCGTTCGACGTGCTCGTCGTGGGTGGCGGCCCCGCCGGCGCCGCAGCGGCGATCTACGCGGCGCGCAAGGGCATCCGCACCGGCGTCGCGGCCGAGCGTTTCGGCGGCCAGGTGCTCGACACCATGGCCATCGAGAACTTCGTCTCGATGTCGTACACCGAAGGCCCGAAGCTCGCGACGGCGCTCGAGCAGCACGTGCGCGACTACGAAGTGGACGTGATGAATCTGCAGCGCGCGTCGAAGCTGCATCCGGCAGGTGCCGACGGGCTGATCACCGTGGATCTCGAAAACGGCGCTTCGCTCAAAGCGAAGTCGGTGATCGTCACCACCGGTGCCCGCTGGCGGCAGATGGGCGTGCCCGGCGAAGAGCAATATCGCAACAGGGGCGTGGCCTATTGCCCGCACTGCGACGGCCCGCTGTTCAAGGGCAAGCGTGTCGCGGTGATCGGTGGCGGCAATTCCGGCGTGGAAGCGGCGATCGATCTCGCAGGCCTCGTCGCGCACGTGACGCTGATCGAGTTCGATTCGAAGCTGCGCGCGGACGACGTGCTGCAGCGCAAGCTGCGCAGCCTGCCGAACGTCGACGTCATCACCAACGGCCAGACCACCGAAGTGCTGGGTGACGGCGCCAAGGTGACGGGGCTCGTCGTGAAGGATCGCGCGTCCAACGAATCGCGCACGATCGAGCTCGAAGGCGTGTTCGTGCAGATCGGCCTGCTGCCCAACACCGAGTGGCTCAAGGGCAGTATCGAACTCACCCCGCGCGGCGAGGTCGTGATCGACGATCGCGGTGCGACCAGCGTGCCGGGCGTATTCGCCGCGGGCGACGCCACGACCGTGCCGTACAAGCAGATCGTGATCGCGATGGGTGCAGGTGCGACGGCGGCGCTGAGTGCGTTCGAGCACCTGATCCGCTCGTCGGCGCCGGCGGAGCAGGCGCAGGCTGCGTAA
- the ahpC gene encoding alkyl hydroperoxide reductase subunit C, giving the protein MSLINKKVPAFTAQAFHDGKFVEVSDKSLQGKWSVIVFMPAAFTFNCPTEVEDAAENYAEFQKNNAEVYIVTTDTHFSHKVWHQISPAVGKAKFPLVGDPTHALTKAFDVHIDEEGLALRGTFIVNPEGVIKAYEVHDNAIARDMKEALRKLKAAKYVAEHPGEVCPAKWNEGAKTIAPSLDLVGKI; this is encoded by the coding sequence ATGTCCCTGATCAACAAGAAGGTGCCGGCGTTCACGGCCCAGGCGTTCCACGACGGCAAGTTCGTCGAAGTCTCCGACAAGAGCCTGCAGGGCAAGTGGTCGGTCATCGTCTTCATGCCGGCCGCCTTCACGTTCAACTGCCCGACCGAGGTCGAGGACGCGGCCGAGAACTACGCCGAGTTCCAGAAGAACAACGCCGAGGTCTACATCGTCACGACCGACACCCACTTCTCGCACAAGGTCTGGCACCAGATCTCGCCGGCCGTGGGCAAGGCGAAGTTCCCGCTGGTCGGTGACCCGACCCACGCGCTGACCAAGGCGTTCGACGTGCACATCGACGAGGAAGGCCTCGCGCTGCGCGGCACGTTCATCGTCAACCCGGAAGGCGTCATCAAGGCCTACGAAGTGCACGACAACGCGATCGCGCGCGACATGAAGGAAGCGCTGCGCAAGCTGAAGGCCGCCAAGTACGTCGCCGAGCATCCGGGCGAGGTCTGCCCGGCCAAGTGGAACGAAGGCGCCAAGACCATCGCGCCGTCGCTCGACCTCGTCGGCAAGATCTAA
- the pip gene encoding prolyl aminopeptidase, whose amino-acid sequence MRSLYPEIEPFDSGMLQVDDRHTLYYEQCGNPNGKPVVILHGGPGGGCSPKMRQFHDPAKYRIVLFDQRGSGRSTPHADLVDNTTWHLVADIETLREHLGIDKWQVFGGSWGSTLALAYAQTHPHRATELVLRGIFMLRRWELEWFYQEGASRLFPEAWQHYLAAIPPVERHDLISAFHRRLTSDDPATRLAAARAWSVWEGATSFLHYDPDFTAAHDEAEFALAFARIENHYFVHSGFFEVDDQLLRDAPRIAHIPTFIVHGRYDVVCPVQNAYDLKQALPQAQLVISPASGHSAFEAENIDALVNATDRFAG is encoded by the coding sequence ATGCGCAGCCTCTATCCCGAGATCGAGCCGTTCGACAGCGGCATGCTCCAGGTCGACGACCGCCACACGCTGTACTACGAGCAGTGCGGCAATCCGAACGGCAAGCCGGTGGTCATCCTGCACGGTGGCCCGGGCGGTGGATGCAGCCCGAAGATGCGGCAATTCCACGATCCGGCGAAGTACCGCATCGTGCTCTTCGACCAGCGCGGTTCCGGGCGTTCGACGCCGCATGCCGACCTCGTCGACAACACGACCTGGCATCTCGTCGCCGACATCGAAACCCTGCGCGAGCACCTGGGCATCGACAAGTGGCAGGTGTTCGGCGGCTCCTGGGGTTCGACGCTCGCGCTGGCGTACGCACAGACGCATCCGCACCGCGCGACCGAACTCGTGCTGCGCGGCATCTTCATGCTGCGGCGCTGGGAACTGGAATGGTTCTACCAGGAAGGTGCGTCGCGCCTGTTCCCGGAAGCGTGGCAGCACTACCTCGCGGCGATTCCACCGGTCGAACGCCACGACCTGATCAGCGCCTTCCATCGCCGCCTCACCAGCGACGATCCGGCCACGCGCCTCGCCGCCGCGCGCGCCTGGAGCGTGTGGGAAGGCGCGACGTCATTCCTGCACTACGACCCCGACTTCACCGCGGCGCACGACGAAGCCGAGTTCGCGCTCGCCTTCGCGCGCATCGAGAACCACTACTTCGTTCACAGCGGCTTCTTCGAAGTCGACGACCAGCTCCTGCGCGACGCCCCGCGCATCGCGCACATCCCGACGTTCATCGTCCACGGGCGTTACGACGTGGTCTGCCCGGTGCAGAACGCCTACGACCTGAAGCAGGCGCTGCCGCAGGCGCAACTGGTGATCTCACCCGCATCGGGACATTCGGCGTTCGAGGCGGAGAACATCGACGCGCTGGTGAATGCGACGGACCGCTTCGCGGGTTGA